DNA from Gemmatimonadaceae bacterium:
GCGTGGCGAGGCGCCGCCCAAACGCCACATGGAGGCATCTACGACAAAGGCTCAAAAGGATAACGACGAGGATGTAAGAGATGGGGTCGGCGCATCTCCACGCTTAACGACGCGTCGTTGAGGTTGCATATGCACCGACCCCATCTCTTGTATCCTTGTAGTTATCCCTCACACCAGAGCGAAGAAGCCCTTGACACAGGCCTCCAGTTAGCCCTCACGTCGCTCTTCCAGCGGACATAGTGCGCCGACGTGTACCGCCCTGCTTTCCCCAAAATTCCGCGAGGACCCTTTTTTTAGAAAACGCAGATGGTTAAGGGCGGTTCACGAGTGCGAGCGTAAATCCGTCGTATCCCTTGCTGCCGACCGTTTGGATCGTGGTGGCCGAGACGCGATCGTCGTGGGCCAGCAGGTGGTGCAGTGCGCGCACGCCTTCAACGTTCGGATCGTCGCTGGATGGATCGGCGAGCTTCCCGTCGCGGACGACGTTGTCGACAATGATCGCCGAGCCAGGCCGAGTGAGCGCGAGCGCACGCGCGTAATAGTCGGGAATGCGCGGCTTGTCGGCGTCGATGAAGACCAGGTCGAACGGCTTGACATGCTCGGCGATGAGTTGGTCGAGCGTGTCGAGCGCCGGACCAACGCGAACATCCACGCGTCGCGCGAGCTTGGCGCGGCGGAGGTTCTGTCGCGCGACGTCGGCGTGCGCGGGCTCGAGCTCGAGCGTCACCACGCGTCCGCCGCGGGGCAGGGCGCGAGCGAGCCAGATGGTCGAATAGCCGCCTAACGTACCGAGCTCGAGGATGCGGCGCGCCCGCATCGCATGGGCGAGCAGGAAGAGCAGCTTTCCTTGGGGAGGCGACACGCTGATCGGCGGCAGACCGTGCGCGGCGCTGCGCTCGAGGGCGCCCTCGAGGACCTCGTCGTGTCCGACGAGAGACGACGTGATGTAGTCGTCGACCGATGTCCAGACGTCATGCGTCATGTACAGGCGGCCAAGGGCGCGGGGACAGGAGACAAAGGGCGGACGACCGCGCAGCGATTGCGATTCACGTGCCGGCACGCTGGACGACGATCGCTACGCGGTGCCAGGCGTTGTTCGCGTAGCCCTTCACGTTCCAGCCGTCGCGGAGCTCGGGCGATTGCGCGGGCGACGCGCCGTCCGTCGCGCGAACGACGAGCGTGCGGCGGCCGGGCTGGAGGTCCACCGTCGCTTCCCAGAACGTCCAGGTGTAGCCCAAGCCCGGTTTCGTGACGCGGGCCGGAAGCCAGTCGTGGCCATCGTTAGGCGATACCTCGACGGCGGTCACCGGGCGGGCTGCCGTGCCCCATGCCCACCCGCGCACACGAAGCACGCCCGCACATACTTCCTGCTCCGGCACCGGATCCAGAATCGCCGCGTTCACGGTGATCCTGCTGAGCGCCACGCCTGCTGTCACGTCGCGCGGCTTGGCCGGATCCACCGTGTACTGCACGCGGTACGCTTCGCGCTGGAAGTAATTCTCCGACGGTTCGGTCAGGAGCGCGATGCGGCCAAGCCACTTCACGCTGCGCGCGCCAATCCAACCCGGAACGACCGCCCGCACCGGAAATCCATGCACGGGCGGAAGCTCGGCGCCATTGAGCTCGGTGGCGAGCAGCACGTCTCCATCCAGCGCTTTGTCGAGATCGATCGAGCCGCCAAAGCCGAACGTGTGACCGTGACGTTCGACGCTATCGAGCCCCGTGAACTCGACATATCGTGCAGCCGGCGAGGCGCCAACCAGATCGAGAACATCGCGAAGGAGAACGCCGGTCCAGTCGCCCGTGCTCGCCGCTTGCGGACCCCACGGGAGCTCGCCCGGAAGGGGGCCGAGCAGCAGATACTCGTTGCGTCGCAGTCCGGCGCACACGAGAGTGGCCGCAACCGTCCGGCGTGGAAGCGCGCGCAGATCGTCGAGCGTGAAAGTTCGCGGCCGCGAACAGAGGCCGCCCACCTCGAGGCGCCAGGATCGCGGGTCTATCGTCGGCGTTTTGCCGTGACTGCGCGTGAAGAACTGATCGACCGGCGTGAGAAAGTGATCCGCGGTGACGATAGTGTTCGTCCCCGTGTTCTGCGCCTCCGCGTCGAAGATCAAACGATGATCGGTCATTGGCTGTGTGTCTGGTCGGCTGACTGCGTGCGTCGTCGAGTCAGGAAGCTAAGGGCGGGCACGGTTCAGGGAAGTGCGCCAAAGTTGGGGTCGGCGCTGCAATCACTTATTTTTCAAGGCTCGCCCAAATTCAGATCGATTGACCAGGAGAACCACGGCCCATGCGGATGCTCGTTCTCGGAGCCGGCCTTCAAGGCTCGGCGTGTGCGTACGACCTGCTTCAGAATCCCGATGTCAAAGAGGTTCGCCTTGCGGACCTGAACGTCTCCCATGTCGCCGATTTTCTTGCGCCGTACTCGGGGAAGCGACTGATCCCGACGCATCTCGATGTGCGTGACACAGCCGCCGTCCTCGCCGTGATGCGCGATAGCGACGCGGTGATGAGCGCGATCCCCTACTACTTCAATCTGGACTTGGCGCGGTTGGCGGTCGAAGCCGGAACGCACTTTTGCGACCTCGGCGGCAACACCGAAATCGTGTTTCAGCAGAAAGAGCTGGACGCAGCGGCCAAGGCGAAGGGCATCACCGTGATCCCCGATTGCGGGGTCGCGCCGGGCATGGTAAACATTCTCGCGCAGCACGGCATCGAGCAGATGGACAAGGTGCGCTCGGTCAAGATTTTCGTGGGCGGTCTGCCGCAACACCCCGAGCCGCCGCTCAACTACCAGATCGTGTACTCGCTCGAAGGCGTCCTGGACTACTACACGACGCTGTCATGGGTGCTGCGCGACGCGAAGCGCACGCGCGTCAAGGCGTTGTCGGAGATCGAGGAGGTGTCGTTCCCCGACCCGGTGGGCAAGCTCGAGGCGTTCCACACAGCGGGCGGTCTCTCGACGATGGCGTTCCGATACGAGGGCCAGATCCCAACGATGGAGTACAAGACGCTTCGCTATCCGGGGCACGCGCACATCATGGAGGCGATTCGCGATCTCGGTCTGCTCGAGCTGACGCCGGTGGACGTGAAGGGCACGAGGGTGATCCCGCGCGATCTGTTCGTGGCGACGGTGGGTCCCCGCCTAACCAAGCCGAAGGGTCACGATCTGCTTGCCCTGCGCGTCATCGTCCAGGGCAGCAAGGCGGGCAGCGCCAAGACGGTCGGATTCGAGCTGGTCGACTACTACGACGAGGCGCACCACATCAGCGCGATGATGCGCACCACGGGCTACTCGCTGTCGATCACCGGGCAGATGCAGGCCAGGGGAGAGATCGCGCCGCCGGGCGTGCACACGCCCGACGAGAGCGTGAACGCCGCCGCGTACATCGGCGAGCTCGCCAAGCGCGGCGTCAACATCAGACAATTTTGAAGGATCGGCTCGACCGGCGCGGCCGAGCCTAACGCGAGAAGGCTGCGAGCGTGCCGCCCATCGCATCGATCGTCGTCTTGGCGTTCCAGCGGTCGGTGCCGTTGTAGATGAACGCGAACGCGAGCAGCTCGCCGTCGCGCGCGGTGACGTAGCCGCCGAGCGAGATCACGTTGTTCGTGGTGCCGGTCTTGGCGTGCAGGTTTCCCTGTGCGGGCGTGTACTTCATCCGCCGCTTGAGCAGCTCCGACTCGCCGGCGACGGGCAGGGACGCGTGGAACGCATCGCTCCAGGGCGCGGTGTTCGCGTACGCCAGCAAATCGACGAGCGAACGCGGCGTCACGCGGTCGAGCACGGAGAGTCCGCTGCCGTCGGCAACCACCACGGCGCCGGCCGGCGCACCGACCTTGTGCGTGAGAAAGGTCTGGAGCAGCGCGTTCGCCGTTTCCACCGAGCCGACGCCATCGCTCGCCGCCT
Protein-coding regions in this window:
- a CDS encoding O-methyltransferase — encoded protein: MTHDVWTSVDDYITSSLVGHDEVLEGALERSAAHGLPPISVSPPQGKLLFLLAHAMRARRILELGTLGGYSTIWLARALPRGGRVVTLELEPAHADVARQNLRRAKLARRVDVRVGPALDTLDQLIAEHVKPFDLVFIDADKPRIPDYYARALALTRPGSAIIVDNVVRDGKLADPSSDDPNVEGVRALHHLLAHDDRVSATTIQTVGSKGYDGFTLALVNRP
- a CDS encoding sulfite oxidase, which encodes MTDHRLIFDAEAQNTGTNTIVTADHFLTPVDQFFTRSHGKTPTIDPRSWRLEVGGLCSRPRTFTLDDLRALPRRTVAATLVCAGLRRNEYLLLGPLPGELPWGPQAASTGDWTGVLLRDVLDLVGASPAARYVEFTGLDSVERHGHTFGFGGSIDLDKALDGDVLLATELNGAELPPVHGFPVRAVVPGWIGARSVKWLGRIALLTEPSENYFQREAYRVQYTVDPAKPRDVTAGVALSRITVNAAILDPVPEQEVCAGVLRVRGWAWGTAARPVTAVEVSPNDGHDWLPARVTKPGLGYTWTFWEATVDLQPGRRTLVVRATDGASPAQSPELRDGWNVKGYANNAWHRVAIVVQRAGT
- a CDS encoding saccharopine dehydrogenase C-terminal domain-containing protein — protein: MRMLVLGAGLQGSACAYDLLQNPDVKEVRLADLNVSHVADFLAPYSGKRLIPTHLDVRDTAAVLAVMRDSDAVMSAIPYYFNLDLARLAVEAGTHFCDLGGNTEIVFQQKELDAAAKAKGITVIPDCGVAPGMVNILAQHGIEQMDKVRSVKIFVGGLPQHPEPPLNYQIVYSLEGVLDYYTTLSWVLRDAKRTRVKALSEIEEVSFPDPVGKLEAFHTAGGLSTMAFRYEGQIPTMEYKTLRYPGHAHIMEAIRDLGLLELTPVDVKGTRVIPRDLFVATVGPRLTKPKGHDLLALRVIVQGSKAGSAKTVGFELVDYYDEAHHISAMMRTTGYSLSITGQMQARGEIAPPGVHTPDESVNAAAYIGELAKRGVNIRQF
- the dacB gene encoding D-alanyl-D-alanine carboxypeptidase/D-alanyl-D-alanine-endopeptidase yields the protein TTPNDAIKVAGIASPPLSHLISAMNRESINHFAELLFRDAGRKAASDGVGSVETANALLQTFLTHKVGAPAGAVVVADGSGLSVLDRVTPRSLVDLLAYANTAPWSDAFHASLPVAGESELLKRRMKYTPAQGNLHAKTGTTNNVISLGGYVTARDGELLAFAFIYNGTDRWNAKTTIDAMGGTLAAFSR